GGCCGCCGGCCGGGCTCATCAGGTGGGCCGCGTCGCCGACCAGCAGGGCCCGGCCGGAGCGGAAGCGGTCCGCGGTGCGTACGTGCACCTGGAACACGGTGCTGAAGCGCAGGTCGCCGAGCCGTACCCGGCCCGGGCCGCGCTCCTCGACGATGCGCTGGAAGAAGTCGCGGTCCGGCGTCCGCTCTGCCAGCTCCGGCGGGACGCTGACGGCGACCCGGTGCACGGTGGGCGAGATCGGCGCGAGGCCGAGGCCGCCCTGCGCGGTGTAGCAGTAGCTGACCAGGTCCGACGGGATGTCACCGGACAGCTCCGCGTCGGTGATGGCGAAGTTGATCTTCAGTTGGGCTCCGTCGAAGCCGATGCCGAGCTCCTTGCGCACCGTGCTGTGGGCGCCGTCGGCACCGATCACCCAGGACGCCTCCACCTCCTCGCTGCCGCCGCCGGGCAGCGCGAGCCGGAGCGAGGCCCGGGGGCCGCTCGCGTCCAGCGACACCAGCCGCACGCCGCGCTCGACCTTGCCGCCCAGCTCCTCCAGCCGCTCCACCAGCAGCGCCTCGGTGCGGTCCTGGGGCAGGCCGACGGCGAACGGGTACGGCGTCGAGTCCAGGCGGTTCAGCCAGGCGGTCGCCAGCGGGCGGTGGTCCGAGTAGTAGGTGACGCCCTGGATCCGGTGGCCCTCCTCGACGATGCGGTCGGCCACCCCGATGCGCCGGAGCAGCTCCAGGGGCCGCGGCCAGATCGTGGTGGCCCGTGAGTGGACCGAGTGCTCGCGCTCGGCGTCGACCACCCGTACCGGCACGCCCTGGCCGAGCAGCTCGCAGGCGAGCACCAGGCCGATCGGGCCCGCGCCCACCACGACGACGGGATTGTCCATGGTTTTCGTCCTCTCCGAAGGTTGCCGCCGCTCTGCCGCGGCGCGCCGGTCGGCCCGTGAGCCGCGCCGGCCCCGCGGGCCGGGCCGGGGGAGTCCGGCCCGCGGGGCACGGGAACCGACGCTAGATCGGCGGAGCGGCCGGCGGCAGTCGTATTCCCCCAAAGATTCGAGGGCTGACCCGGAAGGGGAATGGGGAGCCGCACTTACGGGCCCGGTCGCCGGGACGGATCGATTGTGATCGAAATTCCGGCCGGCTCCGGTCGGTTCGGAATGCCGCCGCCGGGAAATGGCGGGACGGGCGGCCGCCCCGCCGCCCGACCGCCCGGGCTGCCTCGGAGCTCCCGTACCCGGCTCCCGGAACAGCGCCAACAGCCTTGCTGCCAGGGGATGCTGGCCCGTACAGCGGGTTCAGGTCTCCCGGCCGGACCGGCGCCGGAGCCCGCCCGGCGGACGCCGTCGGAAACATCCGGTCATGCCTCGAAAGACACATCCCGGGTGACCCGAAGCGGAATTCTCTGATTTCCGGCGCAACCGTAGCGTGGAAGCCGGAAGCGACAGCGGATCAGCGCGATGAGGAGGGCAGGACGAGCAGGCCCGATAAGCAGCGTTCGTCCTCCGCGAAATATCCCGCCTCCGACACAGACCCCGTGCCAAGGAGAAGGACGGCCATGACCAGCACCACGAAGGACCCGACCCAGACCACCTCACGGCACCCGGTGGCGACCCTCGTCACCGTGGTGCTCGCGTCACTGCTGCTGCCGATCTCGCTGACCGGCTCCTCCGTCGCGATGCCCGGTGTCGCCGCCGACTTCCACAACAGCCTGGCCGCCGGGCAGTGGATCGTGAACGGCTACGACCTCACCTTCGCCAGCTTCATGCTGGCCAGCGGCTCCTTCGCGGACCGCTTCGGCCGGCGGCGGGTGTTCATCACCGGCACGCTGCTCTTCTCGGTCTGCTCGCTGGTGTCCGCGCTGTCGAACGGCGTGGTGCTCCTCGACCTCGCCCGCGCCCTCGCCGGCGTCGGCGCGGCGGCGATGCTGACCTCCGGCAGCGCGATGCTGGCGCACGTCTTCGAGGGCCCCGCGCGGGCCAGGGCCTTCGGCGTCTTCGGTACCGCCGTGGGCGCCGGGATGGCCTTCGGGCCGTTCATCGCCGGCTCGCTGTCCACGACCTTCGGCTGGCGTGCGGTGTTCCTGGTGCCGGCGATCACCGGCGCCGTGGTGCTCGTGCTCGCCGTGTTCCTGTCCGAGTCCCGCGACCCGCAGGCGACCCGGACCGACTGGGCCGGCACCGTCACCTTCAGCGGTGCGCTCGCCGCCCTGATCGCCGCCCTGATCGAGGGTGCGCAGCTCGGCTGGACCTCGCCGTTCAACATCGCCGCCTACCTGGTGTTCGCGGCGCTGCTGGCCGCCTTCATCGTGGTCGAGCAGCGCCAGGAGCGGCCCATGTTCGACCTGAGCCTGTTCCGGCAGCCGCAGTTCGTCTCGCTGTCCGTGGGCGTCGTGGCGCTGGTGCTCGCCTTCACCCCGCTGCTGGTCTACCTGCCGAGCTACCTGACCGCCGTGAACAGCGAGACCACGATGCACGCCGGCATCGACATGCTGATGCTGACCGTGCCGACGGTGTTCTTCCCGCTGATCGCCGGCTACCTGCTGCGCTGGATCCCGATCCGGCACATGGTGACCGCGTCCGTCGGCCTCACCGCCGTCGGCGTGGGCTGGCTGACGGTGCTGCACCCCGGCATCGGCAACTGGGCCGCGCTCGGCCCGTTCGTGGTCATCGGCATCGGGATCGGCGTCTCCTTCGGCGTGATGGACGGCGCGGCCGTCTCCAGCGTCGAGCCCTCCCGGGCCGGTATGGCGGCGGGCATGTTCAACACCATGCGCCTGGCCGGCGAGGCCATCGGCATCGCCGTCGTCGGATCGCTGCTGGTCAGCTTCACCCGGAGCCGGCTCGGCAACCAGCTCGACGCCTACACCGGCCCCTACGGCCACAACCCGGCCGCGCTCGCCGACTCGCTGAACCAGGGTCAGCTGACCGAGCCGGAGGGCACGGTGCCGCAGGCCGCGCGCGCCGCGTTCCACCACACCGCGACCTCCGCCTACACCGGCGGCCTGCACGCCGCCCTCTGGATCGCCGCCGCGTTCTGCGCCGCCGCCACCGTCCTGGTGGCCGTGGTCGGGGCCCGCGCCCGCGGCGCCGCCGCGGCTCCGGAGGCGGCCGAGGCCGCCACCGCCCCGGCGGCCGACAACGAGCCCGCCACCGTCTGAGCCCGCCGGCTGCCGGGGCGGGCGCCGCCCGCCCCGGCAGCACGGCCGGACGCCGCGCATCCCGCCCGTCCGGCCCGCTTGTCCCATCCGTCACCTGCCAGCCAAGGACAGAGAAACCATGAGTGAGTTGACGATCGACCGGGTCCGTTCCGCATTCGCCGCCCTCGGTTCCGGGGACCGCCAGAAGATGCTGGAGTTCTGGGACGAGAACCTGCGGTTCGAGATCCCGGGCAACCACGCCCACGCGGGCTGGCACGAGGGGCTGGACAGCTTCCTCGCGTTCCTGAAGACCGTCGGTGAGCTCTCCGGCGGCTCGTACCTCGCGGAGAACATCACCGTCCTGGTCAACGCCGAGGACGGCTACTCCGTGGACGTGAACAAGAACTGGGCGCTGCGCGCGGGTGCGCCCGAGGGCAGCACCTCCCCGTACCACCTGCTGGACGTGACGGCCCTGCACCTGCTGCGCTGGAAGGACGGCCGGATCGTCGAGGGGCGCGGCGTGATCCTGGGCGACGGCCCGGCCACCTCCGCGCTCTGGTGGTCGCCGCTCGGCCCGGACGGCGCCCGCAGCGCCGCCTGACCGCACGGCGCCCGCGCCGCTGCCCGTACCACCCGCCCGGCCCCGTTCGCCCGGGGCCGCGCACCGTCCGAAACCGTACCGCCGAAATAGCCGCGCCGAGATCCCGTCCGAGCACCCGGTGCCTCTCCCCGCTCCGGGCTGTTCGACGGTCGGACAATTCCGCAGGCCGGCACGATGAAATCCACGAATTCACCGGAGGAAGACATGCCCGTCGTCACCGTTCTGCAGGGCCCGCGTGACATCGAGAAGAAGCGTGATCTGGTGGCCCGTATCACGGACGCTTTCGTCCAGGCGTACGAGCTGCCGGCCGAGACCGTGCAGGTCTGGATCCAGGAGACCCCGGCGGAGAGCTGGAGCGCGGCCGGCAAGCTCATCGCCGACAGCTGAGCGGACCGCCCGCCCGGCGGCCCCGGCACCCCTTGGGGGTACCGGGGCCGCCGGGTTTTCCGCTGTTCGGGGCCGAACAGCAGCCGTGTGAGCGGCCTCGGAGGCCGCTCACCGGCCGCCCGGGCAGTGGCCGCCCCGGTCGGTCCGGCCGCCGCGGCGGCGCTCGGGAGAGCGGCGCGCGGGCCCTCCCGGGCGGAGGCGGGCGGCGTGGCCGGGCGGCGGTCCGGCGCCCGGGCCCAGCGCCGGCGCGTCCCGGCCGGGGCGTCACCGACGGCGCGCTGTCACCAACGGCGCGTGCTGTCACTTCGGGGGCACTGCTCTGTACGTAGGAGGCATTCCTCTTGAATTGGCCCGGGCACGGCGAATAACGTCGTTTTCACGCCGCCGGCGCCGAAAGGCGGGCGGGCGGAAATTCGACCGGTTCCTTTTCGAGGAGAATGACATGCCTGTTGTGACCGTTCTGCAGGGCCCGCGTGACATCGAGAAGAAGCGTGACCTGGTGGCCCGTATCACGGACGCTTTCGTCCAGGCGTACGAGCTGCCGGCCGAGACCGTGCAGGTCTGGATCCAGGAGACCCCGGCGGAGAGCTGGAGCGCGGCCGGCAAGCTCATCGCCGACAGCTGAGCCGGGACCGGTTCCCGGACGGGCGGCTGCCCGGCCGGACGACGAAGGACCCACGCCCGGTGCGGCATCCGGGCTCCCCGGCGGAGCCCGGATGCCGCACCCGCCGCGGCGGCCCCCACCGGTCGCGTCCCACCGCGCCGCGCCCGCCGCGCCTCCCCCACCGTGCGGTCCCACCCACCCCGTTCGTCCGGCTCCCGCAGCCGCCCCGGCGGCCCGAGACCCCGATCGCACCCGTGCCCGCCGACGGCAGGGCGCCACCCCTGAAGCCGAGCCCGTCGGCCCGGCCGTCCCCGACTCCCTGGAGCAGTGATGAACACGCTGGACGTCCGTACGGATCCGACCGCCGACCTCACCACCCGGCGAACCATCGACCGGCACCTGGTCCACCGGGCCGCGATCGCCGAGGTCTTCCTCACCGACTTCCGCACGATCGACCCGAACACCTTCGAGGCGGCGGCCCAGCTGCCGCCCTCGCACTCCTACTACGGCGACCACACCGGCCGGCCCGAACTGCACGACCCGCTGGCGGTGTTCGAGAGCGTCCGGCAGATGCTGCTCTGCGCGATGCACCTGCAGCACGGCGCCTCGCACGACACCAAGTCCATCACCGCCGAGTGCCGGATGGAGATCACCGACCCGGCGCCGCTGCTCGCCGACGGCGGGGTGCCCGAGCTGACCCTGCTCGGCAAGGTCTCGCTGGAGAAGATGTACGCGGGGGTGACCGCCCGGGTGGTCCACGACGTCGAGGTCCTGGTCGGCGGCCGGAGCGTCGGCACCGTCTCGGTCGACACCGCGCTGCGTCCCGACGACATCTACCAGGGGCTGCGCATGAGCCACCGCACCACGCCGCCGCCGTACTCCGACACCCTGCCCGCCGGCGGCCCCGCCGCCCCGGTGCGCCCGCACCTGGTCGGCCGCGAGCACGCCGAGAACGTGGTGCTGCGCGACATCCGCGACACCGAGGACACCGTGGTCGCCCGGCTGCACGTGCCGGTGGCGCACCGCAGCATGTTCGACCACCCGCAGGACCACGTGCCCGGGCCGGTGATGATGGAGGCCGCCCGCCAGGCCGCCGTGTTCCTGCTGGGCGAGCGTCTCGGGCAGGCCCCCGCGAAGCTGTACCTGCGGCAGATCAGCGCCACCTACCTGCGCTTCGCCGAGCTGGACGCCGACCTCCTCGTCCAGGCCTGCCTCGGCCCGGCCGACGGCCGGGACGGCAGGCTGGTCGCCGTCTCGTTCCTGCAGGACAACCAGACCGTCGCCCGCATCCAGGTCCGCCTCGGCCTCACCGTCGGCTGGCCGCAGGACACCCGTGGAGCCACCGATGCGCTTTGATCTGCCGCTCTACCTGAGCGCCCCGGCCGCCGTGCTCGGTGAGCACGTCCAGACCGCCGCCGAGGCCGTCGCCGAGGGACTGGTCAGCGAGTTCAACGCGGAGCGCTACCGCTACTCCGGTCTGCGCGTCAGCGAGTTGTCGCCGGTGGAGCTCGCCGAGCGGTCGGCCGAACTGACGCTCGCGGCGGCCGGTGTGAGCGGCGAGCAGCTCGGCCGGATCCTGCACGCCTGGACCTACCACCAGGGCCACGAGTTCTGGTGTCCCGCGCACTACCTCGCGGACCGCCTGGGTGCCTTCAAGGCGCTGCCGGTCGGTGTCCAGCAGATGTGCAACGGCGGGATGTCGGCCATCGACCAGGCCGCCCGGGACATGATCGTGGACTCGAAGATCGACAGTGCCCTGATCACCACCGCCGACTGCTACCCGCCGCCCGGCTTCGACCGCTGGAGCGGCGACCTGGGCATCGCCTACGGCGACGGCGCCACCTCGGTGCTGCTCACCCGCGCCCCGTACGGGCCCTCGGTCCGGCTGCTGGCCACCGCCAGCGTCGCCGCCTCCGAGCTGGAGGCGATGCACCGGGGCGACGCCCCGTTCAGCCCGGCCCCGCTCAGCGGGGTGAAGACCCTTCAGCCGCGCCAGGCGAAGAAGGAGTTCATGGCCGGGCGGCCGAGCGTCGACTTCGGTGAGACCGCGCACTCCGCCGTCACCACCGTGGTCAGCCGCTCGCTGGAGGACGCGGGCCTGCGCCCGGACGACCCCCGGTTCCGGGCCGCCGCGCTGCCGCGACTGGCCGGCCACGTACTGAGCGGCTCGTACGAGCCCGCCTTCCGCGAGGTCTGCTCCGCGCCGGTCGTCGACCTCGGCAGCGGTACGGGCCACCTGGGCGCCGGGGACCCGATGGCGAGCCTGACCGACCTGCTGGCCTCCGGCACGCTGGAGCGCGGCGACCTGGTCGTCCTGCTCAGCGCGGGCGCCGGCTTCACCTGGACCTCCGCCGTCGTGGAGGTGGCCCGATGAGCACCGCCACGTCGACACCGGTCGGGGACCCGGCCGCGCTCTTCCGGCTGGACGGCCAGATCGCCCTGGTCACCGGTGCCTCCAGCGGGCTCGGCGCCCGTTTCGCCCAGGTGCTGGCGGCGGCCGGGGCACGGGTCGTGCTGACGGCCCGCCGGGACGGCCGGCTGAAGGAGGTCGCCGAGCACTGCCCCGGCAGCCTGGTGGTCCCCTGCGACGTCACCCTGGCGGAGGACCGCGCCCGGCTGGTGTCGACCGTGGTCGAGCACTTCGGCCGGATCGACATCCTGGTCAACAACGCCGGCTCCTCCCGGGTGGTACGGGCCGAGAAGGAGCCGCCGGCCGACTTCGCGTCCCTCGTGGACATCAATCTGACCTCGGTGTTCGCGCTGAGCCAGCTGGCCGGCGAGCGGATGCTCGCGCAGGGCTCGGGGACGATCGTCAACATCGCCTCCATCTACGGGATGGTCGCCAGCGGGACGCTGCCGCAGGCCGCGTACGTCGCCAGCAAGGGCGGGGTGCTCAACCTGACCCGCGAGCTGGCCGCCCAGTGGGCCCGCCGCGGCGTACGGGTCAACGCGATCTGCCCGGGCTGGTTCCGCTCGGAGCTGACCGCGGAGATGCTCGACACCGAGTCCGGCCGCAAGTGGATCAACCAGCGGACCCCGATGGGCCGCGAGGGCACCCTGGACGAGCTGGACGGCGCACTGCTCTACCTCGCGAGCCGCGCCAGCTCGTACGTCACCGGCATCGCCATCCCCGTCGACGGCGGCTACGTGGCCGTCTGAGGTCCCGGGCCGCGCCCGGCCCGGGACGACCCGGCGCAGCGGGGACCACCCGGCACCGGGGACCTACACAGCAGGAGATCTCATGCGCGTCTTTCCCACCCTGGAGGCCTTCGCCGCCGCGCAGGGATCCGCCCTCGGCACCAGCGAGTGGCGGACCGTCACCCAGCAGCGGGTGGACGCCTTCGCGGACGCCACCGACGACCGCCAGTGGATCCACACCGACCCGGCCAGGGCCGCCGAGGGGCCGTTCGGCACCACCGTCGCCCACGGCTACCTCACGCTCTCGCTGCTCCCGGCGCTCTGCGCCGAGATCTACCGGATCGACGGCGCGGCGGCCGGCGTGAACTACGGCCTGGACAAGGTCCGCTTCCCCGGGCCCGTCCCGGTCGGCTCCCGGATCCGCGGTGCGGCCGAGCTGGTGGAGGCGGTGGACACCCCGCAGGGGGTCCGGGCCCGGGTGCGGGTCACCGTCGAGGTCGAGGGCCGGGCCAGGCCGGCCTGCGTCGCCGAGTCGATCGCCCTGTTCCTTCCGCCGTCCTGACAGGAGTACCGCCATGCCCCATGTGTCCGGCGCAGCAGCGTTCTTCGACGTCGACGAGACGCTGGTGACCGCCAAGACGATGTTCAGCTTCCTGGAGTTCCACTTCGAGGCGGCCGGCCGGCCGCCGGCGGTGTACCGCCGGGCCCGCTCCGAGCTGCAGCTGCTCTCCGCGCGCGGGATGGCCCGCGAGGAGGTCAACCGCGCCTACTACCGCCACTACGCGGGCGCCGAGGTGGCCGAGCTGGTCCGCCAGGGCGAGGAGTGGTTCGAGCGGCAGACGGCGGACGAGGGGTTCTTCCACCGGCCCGGCGTCCAGGCCCTGCGCCGGCACCTGGCGGCGGGGGACCAGGTGGTGCTGGTCTCCGGCTCCTTCTTCCCCTGCCTGGACCCGATCGCCCGCCACCTCGGTGCGCAGGAGGCCCTCGGCACGCCGCAGCTGATCGCCGACGGCCGCCTCACGGGCGAGGTCTCGCACCCGATGATCGGCGCCGCCAAGGGCCGGTCGGTCCGCGCCTGGGCTCGCACCCACGGCCTGGACCCGGCCCGCTGCTCGGCGTACGGGGACCACTCCACCGACCTGGAGCTGCTGCGCGCGGTCGGTCACCCGGTCGTGGTCGGCGACGACCCGGTGCTGCTCGCCGAGGTGGCCCGGACGGGGGGCGGCCGGCTGGCCGGCGTCGGCTGGTAGGGCACTGGCGGGGCACTGGTGGGGCCCTGGTGAGGCGCGCTCGGTGGAGCGGTCGCAGCCGGACGCGGCAACGCGCCGGAACGGCGACCGTCCGCCCGCGCCCGTGCACCCGCGCCCGTGCACCCGCGCCCGTGCACCCGCGCCCGTGCGCCCGCACCGGCCCCGACGTCCGCCCACCCCCGGTGCCCGGTGGCCCGCTCAGTGACGGCGGTCCGGCAGGCCCACCAGGGCGGCGTCCTCGCGCACCAGGCTGCCCGCCTGGTCGACCGTCAGCGGCCGGGCGAAGAGGTACCCCTGGCCGAGCGGGCAGCCCATCGCGGCGAGCAGGTCCCGCTGGGCGGTGGTCTCGATGCCCTCGGCGATGACCTGGACGCCGAGGGTGTCGGCGATCCGGGTGATGCCCTCGACCAGCGCGTACTGCTGCTGCGAGACGCCGAGCCCGTCGATGAAGGACTTGTCGATCTTCAGCAGCGAGATCGGGAACTCCCGAAGGTAGCTGAGCGAGGAGTAGCCCGTCCCGAAGTCGTCGATGGCGATCCGCACCCCGAGGTCGCTGAGGGTGGCCATGTCGGCGCGCACCCGGTCGTCGCGGCGCATCAGGACGCTCTCGGTGAGTTCGAGGACCAGCGAGTCCGGCTGGATGCCGGAGGTGTCGATGACCTCCCGGACGATGTCGACGAATCCGGCGTCGCGGAACTGGCGGGCCGAGACGTTCACGCTGACGTGCAGCGGGGCCCGGCCCCGGACGGCGCGCGGCGCCAGGCTCATCCGCTGCCAGCGGGTGGTCTCCGCGGCGGCCCGCTCCAGGACCCAGGCGCCCAGCGGCACGATCTGGCCGCTCTCCTCGGCCAGCGCGATGAACTCCTCCGGCGGCACCATGCCGCGCCGGGCGTGCGGCCAGCGGACCAGCGCCTCGAAGGCGACCAGACCACCGCCCGCGAGGTCGACGATCGGCTGGTAGTACAGGGTGAAGGCCGATTCGGAGATCGCCGAGTCGAGGCTCTCGTTCAGCTCGTGCCGCTCGGCGAGGCCCGCCTGCAGCGCCGACTGGTACTGGCACCACTGTCGCTTGCCGGACGCCTTGGCGGAGTAGAGCGCGAGGTCCGCGTGGCTGAGCAGCTCGGTCGAGTCCACGCTGTCCTCGGTGGTGGCGACACCGACACTCGCGGACACCCGCACCGCGCCGGCGCTCAGCCGGAACGGCTCGGCGAACGCGGCCAGCACGCTGTCGGCGATCTGGCCCACGTCGGCGGGGGTACGCGCGTCCTCGACCAGGACGGCGAACTCGTCGCCGCCCAGCCGGGCCGCGGTGTCGGAGGTGCGCAGCGCGGTGGAGACCCGCAGCGAGACGGCGACCAGGAGTTCGTCGCCCACGCCGTGGCCCTGGGTGTCGTTGACCACCTTGAAGTCGTCCAGGTCGATGAAGAGGACGCCCGTGACGGTGCCCCGGCGGCCGCTGCGGGTGAGGGCGTGGCCGACCCGGTCCTGGAAGAGCACCCGGTTGGCGAGGCCGGTCAGCGAGTCGTGGAAGGCCCGGTGGGTGAGTTCGCGCTCCATCTGGCGCTGGTCGGTGACGTCGCGCAGGGTGAGCACCAGGCCGCCCACGGTGGGGTCCTCGCGGAGGTCGTTGCTGCGCACCTCGACCTCGATGCTGTGC
The sequence above is drawn from the Kitasatospora sp. NBC_00315 genome and encodes:
- a CDS encoding nuclear transport factor 2 family protein translates to MSELTIDRVRSAFAALGSGDRQKMLEFWDENLRFEIPGNHAHAGWHEGLDSFLAFLKTVGELSGGSYLAENITVLVNAEDGYSVDVNKNWALRAGAPEGSTSPYHLLDVTALHLLRWKDGRIVEGRGVILGDGPATSALWWSPLGPDGARSAA
- the dmpI gene encoding 4-oxalocrotonate tautomerase DmpI gives rise to the protein MPVVTVLQGPRDIEKKRDLVARITDAFVQAYELPAETVQVWIQETPAESWSAAGKLIADS
- a CDS encoding HAD family hydrolase, whose protein sequence is MPHVSGAAAFFDVDETLVTAKTMFSFLEFHFEAAGRPPAVYRRARSELQLLSARGMAREEVNRAYYRHYAGAEVAELVRQGEEWFERQTADEGFFHRPGVQALRRHLAAGDQVVLVSGSFFPCLDPIARHLGAQEALGTPQLIADGRLTGEVSHPMIGAAKGRSVRAWARTHGLDPARCSAYGDHSTDLELLRAVGHPVVVGDDPVLLAEVARTGGGRLAGVGW
- a CDS encoding MFS transporter, whose amino-acid sequence is MTSTTKDPTQTTSRHPVATLVTVVLASLLLPISLTGSSVAMPGVAADFHNSLAAGQWIVNGYDLTFASFMLASGSFADRFGRRRVFITGTLLFSVCSLVSALSNGVVLLDLARALAGVGAAAMLTSGSAMLAHVFEGPARARAFGVFGTAVGAGMAFGPFIAGSLSTTFGWRAVFLVPAITGAVVLVLAVFLSESRDPQATRTDWAGTVTFSGALAALIAALIEGAQLGWTSPFNIAAYLVFAALLAAFIVVEQRQERPMFDLSLFRQPQFVSLSVGVVALVLAFTPLLVYLPSYLTAVNSETTMHAGIDMLMLTVPTVFFPLIAGYLLRWIPIRHMVTASVGLTAVGVGWLTVLHPGIGNWAALGPFVVIGIGIGVSFGVMDGAAVSSVEPSRAGMAAGMFNTMRLAGEAIGIAVVGSLLVSFTRSRLGNQLDAYTGPYGHNPAALADSLNQGQLTEPEGTVPQAARAAFHHTATSAYTGGLHAALWIAAAFCAAATVLVAVVGARARGAAAAPEAAEAATAPAADNEPATV
- a CDS encoding FAD-dependent monooxygenase yields the protein MDNPVVVVGAGPIGLVLACELLGQGVPVRVVDAEREHSVHSRATTIWPRPLELLRRIGVADRIVEEGHRIQGVTYYSDHRPLATAWLNRLDSTPYPFAVGLPQDRTEALLVERLEELGGKVERGVRLVSLDASGPRASLRLALPGGGSEEVEASWVIGADGAHSTVRKELGIGFDGAQLKINFAITDAELSGDIPSDLVSYCYTAQGGLGLAPISPTVHRVAVSVPPELAERTPDRDFFQRIVEERGPGRVRLGDLRFSTVFQVHVRTADRFRSGRALLVGDAAHLMSPAGGQGMNTGLQDAANLGWKLAGVLRGTLDESILDSYESERRRAAHAVTRSTSLQTRWGALTKPSQLALRDTLVRAAGRSGVLQWRLAPKIGQLDATYRAEEAPAAHPWTTAAPGDRLPVLLGEGPAPAGPSWAGISGRSHAVILHAGRIRPTGWQGLSARIREAVGEQAEVLNSPSGPHGPLATALGRRPAAAVVRPDGHLFELLPDPSPEAVLACLARAGREALPH
- a CDS encoding MaoC family dehydratase, translating into MRVFPTLEAFAAAQGSALGTSEWRTVTQQRVDAFADATDDRQWIHTDPARAAEGPFGTTVAHGYLTLSLLPALCAEIYRIDGAAAGVNYGLDKVRFPGPVPVGSRIRGAAELVEAVDTPQGVRARVRVTVEVEGRARPACVAESIALFLPPS
- the dmpI gene encoding 4-oxalocrotonate tautomerase DmpI gives rise to the protein MPVVTVLQGPRDIEKKRDLVARITDAFVQAYELPAETVQVWIQETPAESWSAAGKLIADS
- a CDS encoding SDR family NAD(P)-dependent oxidoreductase; translated protein: MSTATSTPVGDPAALFRLDGQIALVTGASSGLGARFAQVLAAAGARVVLTARRDGRLKEVAEHCPGSLVVPCDVTLAEDRARLVSTVVEHFGRIDILVNNAGSSRVVRAEKEPPADFASLVDINLTSVFALSQLAGERMLAQGSGTIVNIASIYGMVASGTLPQAAYVASKGGVLNLTRELAAQWARRGVRVNAICPGWFRSELTAEMLDTESGRKWINQRTPMGREGTLDELDGALLYLASRASSYVTGIAIPVDGGYVAV
- a CDS encoding AfsA-related hotdog domain-containing protein, which encodes MNTLDVRTDPTADLTTRRTIDRHLVHRAAIAEVFLTDFRTIDPNTFEAAAQLPPSHSYYGDHTGRPELHDPLAVFESVRQMLLCAMHLQHGASHDTKSITAECRMEITDPAPLLADGGVPELTLLGKVSLEKMYAGVTARVVHDVEVLVGGRSVGTVSVDTALRPDDIYQGLRMSHRTTPPPYSDTLPAGGPAAPVRPHLVGREHAENVVLRDIRDTEDTVVARLHVPVAHRSMFDHPQDHVPGPVMMEAARQAAVFLLGERLGQAPAKLYLRQISATYLRFAELDADLLVQACLGPADGRDGRLVAVSFLQDNQTVARIQVRLGLTVGWPQDTRGATDAL
- a CDS encoding ketoacyl-ACP synthase III family protein; translated protein: MRFDLPLYLSAPAAVLGEHVQTAAEAVAEGLVSEFNAERYRYSGLRVSELSPVELAERSAELTLAAAGVSGEQLGRILHAWTYHQGHEFWCPAHYLADRLGAFKALPVGVQQMCNGGMSAIDQAARDMIVDSKIDSALITTADCYPPPGFDRWSGDLGIAYGDGATSVLLTRAPYGPSVRLLATASVAASELEAMHRGDAPFSPAPLSGVKTLQPRQAKKEFMAGRPSVDFGETAHSAVTTVVSRSLEDAGLRPDDPRFRAAALPRLAGHVLSGSYEPAFREVCSAPVVDLGSGTGHLGAGDPMASLTDLLASGTLERGDLVVLLSAGAGFTWTSAVVEVAR